The genomic stretch TGCTGATTTATTTTTCTTGTTTCTGTATCAAAAACAACGGCAAGATCCCGATCCAGCATGACGCGTTGATTGCGGATGGTATAAACAATATGAACCATATCTTTGGTATAGATAACCTCTTTATGAAAGATTTGCGCTGCGGGGTATGTTCCCGTAGCCATAGTAGATCCGCTGTTATCGGAAGTTCAAACGAATCAGGAGGCTTTAATTCGATTTATAAGTTTTAATTCATCTTCTATTTTTAATTTTTCTTCTTCTAAATCATAGTCATCCTGTATACCCATCCAGAACTGTGGGGAATTACCAAAAAACTCAGAAAGTCTCAAAGCTGTATCTGCAGTAATCCTTCTTCTACCCTTTATTATCTGGGATATCCTTGTTTGAGGTATTTTGATTTCCTTTGATAATCTATAGGCACTTATTCCAAAGGGTTCCAAAAATTCTTCTTTTAAAATCTCTCCAGGATGAATGTTGGGCAATCTTTCCATTTCTTTAACCTCTTAATGATAGTCAACGATCTCTACATTTGATACGCTTCCCTTTTCCCAGCGAAAACATATTCTCCATTGTGAATTGATCCTTATACTATAAAACCCTTGGCGGTTTCCTTTCAAAGCTTCCAGTCGATTGTTAGGTGGTATCCTCAAGTCATTCAAATCTCTGGCGTTGTTCAACATCCTTAATTTCTTCCGCGCTACTGTTTGGATATCATTTGGAAGTTTTAAAGACTTGTATCCATTCCAAATCTTTTCTGTTTCTTTTGAATCAAAACCGGCTATCATTGATATATACTAACGCCTTTGTTTACTATCGTCAAGCATTAGTATTAATATCTCTATCAGTCATACCTGAAAATCCCCATAATTTGTCTGTAATTGGAGATCTCTTAAGGGACATCAAATAAGGATGGAACAGGGAAGATTGGGGATTTTTGAAGACTTATGAGGGTAAACTGGTTTTAAACTCTTCTGGCAGGGATTGGGCCAGCTTGTATTCGGCAATACCCATGGGCTGTGATTTGTCGCCCAAGGCATATTCGGCTACGACCTTGTTCTTGCTTT from Oceanispirochaeta sp. encodes the following:
- a CDS encoding type II toxin-antitoxin system RelE/ParE family toxin, which translates into the protein MIAGFDSKETEKIWNGYKSLKLPNDIQTVARKKLRMLNNARDLNDLRIPPNNRLEALKGNRQGFYSIRINSQWRICFRWEKGSVSNVEIVDYH
- a CDS encoding ORF6N domain-containing protein; amino-acid sequence: MATGTYPAAQIFHKEVIYTKDMVHIVYTIRNQRVMLDRDLAVVFDTETRKINQQVKRNQGRFGEGYSFKLNSEEFQNLRELLRSQNVISKSWYLQ
- a CDS encoding HigA family addiction module antitoxin, producing MERLPNIHPGEILKEEFLEPFGISAYRLSKEIKIPQTRISQIIKGRRRITADTALRLSEFFGNSPQFWMGIQDDYDLEEEKLKIEDELKLINRIKAS